In Nocardioides jishulii, the DNA window CGGCTCGCAGAAGTACGGCTCGCGCTACCAGGGCCAGCGCGGTCCGACGCCGTCGCGCTCGTACGCGAACTTCCACCGTACGCAGATCGGCTGAGCGCCTCCCGCTCACGCTTCCTCGCTGCAGATGCTCACCACTGCGCCCCGGCGCAGAGGCCTTGCCCTTCCCCCTGGTACTCAGGTTAGGCTCACCTAACCCGAGCGTGCGGCGGCGTCGACGCCTGCCGCGAGAGCGAGATGTGATGAGCGTGACGACCGAGGAGACGGGCAGCCGGGAGGCGCGGGCCCAGGAGGTCAACGCTGACAAGGCCGGTGCCGACCAGCTGCGCATGGTGCTGACCGAGGTGACCGTCAGCTCCGTCGAACGACTCTCGCCCAGCTTCATCCGCCTCGAGCTCGCCAGCGAGGGGCTCGCCGACATCGGCCAGCCCGTCGACGGCGACCCGTGGTGGGACCAGCGCTTCAAGCTCGTCGTGCCGCACGAGGACGGCGGACTCTCCGACGTCTCGCAGGCCGACGACAGCTGGGTGTCGACCTGGCTGGACCGTCCGGTGGAGGAGCGCGGCCACATGCGCACCTACACCGTGCGTGAGGTTCGCGGCCGTGGCGCCGCGACGACCGTCGTCGTGGACATCGTCGTGCACCCCGGAGTGGGCGGGCCCGGTGCCGACTTCGCCACCGGCGCCCGTGTGGGTGACCGTGCGGTGGCCCTGCTGCCGCGTCGCGGTGTCCCCTTCGGCGGTATCGAGTTCGTGCCGCCGGCCGGGGCCGAGCTGTTGCTCGTCGGCGACGAGACGGCCGTGCCCGCCATCTGCTCGATCCTGGAGAACCTCCCCGACGACGCGCGCGGCGCCGCCTTCCTCGAGGTGCCCTACGCCCGCGACGTGCTGCCCAGCCCGGCGCCCGCCGGCGTCGAGGTGCGGTGGCTGGCTCGCGAGGGGCGCCCGCACGGCGAGGCGCTCACCGAGGCCGTGACCGCGTACGTCGGTGGCTCCGGCACCCCTCTCGACGAGCCGTCGGAGGTGGACGAGGGGCTCTGGGAGACCCCGACCTGGTCGTCGTCGGGCGAGGAGGTCGAGCCGGTCGCCGAGGCTGTCCGGACCTACGCGTGGATCGCGGGGGAGGCCGGCACGGTGACCAGCCTGCGCCGCTACCTCGTCAAGGAGCAGGGCTGGGACCGCAGCCAGGTGGCCTTCATGGGCTACTGGCGTCGCGGTGTCGCCATGAAGTCCTGACGCCGGAGTCCCACCCCTGCGAGGGCAGGCAACGCCCGTCAGGCGATCTGCTTGAAGGGGTCGTGCTCGGCGAGCAGCCGGTCGATGCGGGCCTGGTCGAGGCGCTGGTGCACCGACTGACTCTCCTGGTTGTCGCGCACCACCTTGCCGAGGGTGAAGGTCGAGGAGACCAGGAAGAGCGACGTCATGCCGAGGAAGGCACGCGCCCAGGGGTCGAGGGGCAGGAAGAGCACGGCCCACGCGACGCCGACCAGGGCGACGCCGAAGGCGATGGCGGCCTGCACGAAGAAGGCCTGGGTGTTCTTGGCGGAGGGCGAGTTCTTGTCCATGCGTCCCAGACTGCTGGCCCGCCGCGGGCCGGGGATGTGTGCAGGTACTCATTCGCGGATGGGTAGCCGCACGCGTCGGGGAGGGTGGCCCTCGCGGGCGTCGACACAACTGGGGAGGGGATGCTGCGTCGATGGCCCGCGAGGGCCGTGGCGCGACGTCTCCGTGAACCGGCGGTGTGGGGTGTCCGCCGCGGTGACGCGCGCCGTCTGGGGGCTCCCGAGAAGGGATGCCGCATGGCCGGACCCGTCAGGCCTTGCGGAGCTCGTGCTTCATGACCTTACCCGTGGACGTACGGGGCAGGCCATCTGCGAACACGATGTCACGAGGGACCTTGTATCCGGCAATCCATTCGCGGGCGTGGGCCACCACGTCGTCGACGGTCAGGGTGGCGCCGGGCTCGGTGATGACGAACGCCCGCGGGCGCTCGCCCCACTTCTCGTCGGGCACGCCCACCACGGCGACGTCGACGATCTGCGGGTGGCGCAGCAGGGCCTGCTCGACCTCGACGGTGGAGATGTTCTCGCCGCCCGAGATCACGATGTCCTTCGCGCGGTCGCGCACCTGGACGTAGCCGTCCGGGTGCATGACGCCCAGGTCGCCGGTGTGGAACCAGCCGCCGTGGAAGGCCTCCTCGGTGGCGTCGGGGTTGCGGAAGTAGCCGAGCATGATGTTGTTGCCGCGCAGCACGATCTCGCCCAGGGTCTCGCCGTCGGCGGGCACGTCGTTCATGTCCAGGTCGACGACGCGGGCGCGCTCGGCCTGGACCATCCCGACGCCCTGGCGCGAGAGCAGGTTGGCGCGCTCGGCGGCCGGCAGCGTCGGCCAGCCCTCCTGGTGCTCGCAGATGGTGAAGGGGCCGTAGCTCTCGGTCAGTCCGTAGACGTGGACGACGTGGATGCCGATCTCCTCCAGCGCCGCGATCACGGTCGGGGCGGGCGGAGCGCCAGCGGTGGTGATGCGCAGGGGGCGGTCGAGCGGGTGGGCCTGCTCGGCGCCGGCGATGGTCGTGCAGACCGCGGGGGCGCCACAGATGTGGCTGGTGCCCAGGTCGTCGATCGCGTGCCAGACGGCCTCGGCGCGCACCTCGCGCAGGCAGATCTGGGTGCCGCCTGCGGCGGTCACGGCCCACGCCGTGCACCAGCCGTTGCAGTGGAACATCGGCAGCGTCCAGAGGTACTTCGACTCCGGCGTGAACTGGTTGTGCACCACCGAGCCCAGCGAGGCGAGGTAGGCGCCGCGGTGGGAGTACATGACGCCCTTGGGGGTGCCGGTGGTGCCGGAGGTGTAGTTGATCGAGATGACACCCTGCTCGTCGTCGACCGCCCACGGGAGCGGTTCGCTGACGCCCGCGGCGACGTACGACGCGTAGTCGCCGGTCACCTCGGCGCTCCCCGACGGCGCGTGGCGTGACTCGGAGT includes these proteins:
- a CDS encoding siderophore-interacting protein, translated to MSVTTEETGSREARAQEVNADKAGADQLRMVLTEVTVSSVERLSPSFIRLELASEGLADIGQPVDGDPWWDQRFKLVVPHEDGGLSDVSQADDSWVSTWLDRPVEERGHMRTYTVREVRGRGAATTVVVDIVVHPGVGGPGADFATGARVGDRAVALLPRRGVPFGGIEFVPPAGAELLLVGDETAVPAICSILENLPDDARGAAFLEVPYARDVLPSPAPAGVEVRWLAREGRPHGEALTEAVTAYVGGSGTPLDEPSEVDEGLWETPTWSSSGEEVEPVAEAVRTYAWIAGEAGTVTSLRRYLVKEQGWDRSQVAFMGYWRRGVAMKS
- a CDS encoding YiaA/YiaB family inner membrane protein; the encoded protein is MDKNSPSAKNTQAFFVQAAIAFGVALVGVAWAVLFLPLDPWARAFLGMTSLFLVSSTFTLGKVVRDNQESQSVHQRLDQARIDRLLAEHDPFKQIA
- a CDS encoding AMP-binding protein; translation: MSTTPANHSALTPLRFLERSAEVFPDKTAILHGERSYTYAQFADETQALAAALARDVAPGERVAVLTPNVPESIFAHFAAPLAKTVLVALNTRLTRPEIAQILNHCQARVLLVDSELVERIEGIRELVPGLAKVIEVNDSESRHAPSGSAEVTGDYASYVAAGVSEPLPWAVDDEQGVISINYTSGTTGTPKGVMYSHRGAYLASLGSVVHNQFTPESKYLWTLPMFHCNGWCTAWAVTAAGGTQICLREVRAEAVWHAIDDLGTSHICGAPAVCTTIAGAEQAHPLDRPLRITTAGAPPAPTVIAALEEIGIHVVHVYGLTESYGPFTICEHQEGWPTLPAAERANLLSRQGVGMVQAERARVVDLDMNDVPADGETLGEIVLRGNNIMLGYFRNPDATEEAFHGGWFHTGDLGVMHPDGYVQVRDRAKDIVISGGENISTVEVEQALLRHPQIVDVAVVGVPDEKWGERPRAFVITEPGATLTVDDVVAHAREWIAGYKVPRDIVFADGLPRTSTGKVMKHELRKA